Sequence from the Desertibacillus haloalkaliphilus genome:
GTGTTGGTTTAGCCTAAAAACAAAAAAAGAGGGAGCGTATTTGCTCCCTCTGCAAAATAAAAAGTTTAAATATTCCGATTTTTGGGGGTCCTAAGCGTGGAAAAACAAGAGTTGTTATATGAAGGGAAAGCCAAGCGAATTTTTAAGACCGAAGACCCAAACGTATTATGGGTTGAGTATAAGGACGAGGCGACAGCATTTAACGGTGAGAAGAAAGATACAGTTGTTGGGAAAGCGAAATTAAATAACCAAATTACTTCACTACTGTTTGAACGGTTAACAGAAACTGGTGTTCACAATCACTTTGTTAAACAGTTATCAGAAACAGAGCAGCTCGTTAAAAAGGTGACAATCATTCCATTGGAAGTTGTCGTTCGTAATATCGTTGCTGGAAGTTTAGCGAAGCGCGTTGGTATGGAAGAAGGCACACCGCTCGACGAGCCAATCGTTGAGTATTATTACAAAGATGATGATCTCGGTGATCCGATGGTAGCTGAAGACCATATTAAACTACTAAAGGTTGCTACACCAGAACAGCTGCAACAAATGAGAAAGGTTGGCTTACAAGTCAATGAAGCTTTGATTAACCATTTTAAATCTGTAAACATTCGACTCGTTGATTTCAAGTTAGAGTTTGGGCTAACGAGTACTGGAGAGCTTCTTCTTGCAGATGAGGTTTCACCGGACACTTGCCGATTGTGGGATATCGATAGCAATGAAAAATTTGACAAAGACGTCTACCGAAGAAACCTTGGAACAATCCAAGATGCTTATCAAGAAATTTTAAATCGATTAGGGGGATCAGCATGTACAAAGTAAAGGTATATATCACATTAAAAGAGAGTGTCCTTGATCCACAAGGAAGTGCCGTGCAAAACTCATTACACGCATTAACATATAACGAAGTACAGGAAGTAAGAATTGGTAAATATATGGAGCTGA
This genomic interval carries:
- the purC gene encoding phosphoribosylaminoimidazolesuccinocarboxamide synthase, producing MEKQELLYEGKAKRIFKTEDPNVLWVEYKDEATAFNGEKKDTVVGKAKLNNQITSLLFERLTETGVHNHFVKQLSETEQLVKKVTIIPLEVVVRNIVAGSLAKRVGMEEGTPLDEPIVEYYYKDDDLGDPMVAEDHIKLLKVATPEQLQQMRKVGLQVNEALINHFKSVNIRLVDFKLEFGLTSTGELLLADEVSPDTCRLWDIDSNEKFDKDVYRRNLGTIQDAYQEILNRLGGSACTK
- the purS gene encoding phosphoribosylformylglycinamidine synthase subunit PurS codes for the protein MYKVKVYITLKESVLDPQGSAVQNSLHALTYNEVQEVRIGKYMELTLEKGDYDLDTRVKEMCEKLLANTVIEDYTYEVEEVIPS